The following is a genomic window from Lysinibacillus sp. JNUCC-52.
AGAAAGGGTGAAAGCGTGGGCAACCGTTTAGTTACTTGGCTCGTCTTAATTTGTGCGATATTACTTCTGTCGGCGTGTGGTACAGCCTCACAGGAAAAAGTGTTAAAGAAAGTTAATGGTAAATGGTCAGAGACGAATGGTTATGAGTTAGATGCTAAGATGGAGATTAAATCAGGTGGAGAACCTAGAACGTATGATGTTACAGTATGGCATACTAAGCCTGATTTCTATCGAGTGGAAGTAGTTGAAAGTGGAAAAGATGTTTCACAAATGATTGTGCGTAATGCTGATGGCGTTTTTGTAGTTACACCAACATTAAACAAAATGTATAAGTTCCAAAGTGATTGGCCAAAGAAAAATAGTCAGGCATATTTAATCGGAGCACTAGCAGAAGATTTAGCTGAAGATAAAAATTTAGTCATGAAAGAAGAGGACAAAGCATATATATTTGAAGCGGCTACTAGAAATAGCTATAAAAATAGTATGCCTCACCAAGTCATTACAGTGGATAAGAAAACTATGCTTCCTACGTCTGTAGTTATTATGAATGATGTTAAGGAAGAGCAAATCCGTATTACATTTAATAATATTAAATTAGGTGTACAACATGCTGCTAAAGAGTATGCTGTTGAGCAATTTACAGAATCAGATGATTCAAAAGGCGAACAAGCTGCACCTACAAATAAAGATGAAAAAGATGCAACAGATGATAAAGGTGCTAAAGGTGAAGATGGCGAAAAAGAGGCTGTTGGTGCAGAGGTAGAGT
Proteins encoded in this region:
- a CDS encoding LolA family protein, translated to MGNRLVTWLVLICAILLLSACGTASQEKVLKKVNGKWSETNGYELDAKMEIKSGGEPRTYDVTVWHTKPDFYRVEVVESGKDVSQMIVRNADGVFVVTPTLNKMYKFQSDWPKKNSQAYLIGALAEDLAEDKNLVMKEEDKAYIFEAATRNSYKNSMPHQVITVDKKTMLPTSVVIMNDVKEEQIRITFNNIKLGVQHAAKEYAVEQFTESDDSKGEQAAPTNKDEKDATDDKGAKGEDGEKEAVGAEVEYEEFQTHYPVVNFENTKMTDEKAIREGGMDRVILTFEGDKAFTVMQQPVMKETSMLPVTSPGDPVDLGFTIGAITDTSISWEKDGVAFFVASSKLTREEMMEVAASMTISSMK